The proteins below come from a single Micropterus dolomieu isolate WLL.071019.BEF.003 ecotype Adirondacks linkage group LG05, ASM2129224v1, whole genome shotgun sequence genomic window:
- the usp46 gene encoding ubiquitin carboxyl-terminal hydrolase 46, with protein MTVRNIASICNMGTNASALEKDIGPEQFPINEHYFGLVNFGNTCYCNSVLQALYFCRPFRENVLAYKAQQKKKENLLTCLADLFHSIATQKKKVGVIPPKKFISRLRKENDLFDNYMQQDAHEFLNYLLNTVADILQEEKKQEKQNGRLKNNGTAVTTETETENKTEPTWVHDIFQGTLTNETRCLNCETVSSKDEDFLDLSVDVEQNTSITHCLRDFSNTETLCSEYKYYCETCCSKQEAQKRMRVKKLPMILALHLKRFKYMEQLHRYTKLSYRVVFPLELRLFNTSGDAVNLDRMYDLVAVVVHCGSGPNRGHYITIVKSHGFWLLFDDDIVEKIDAQAIEEFYGLTSDISKNSESGYILFYQSRE; from the exons ATGACTGTCAGAAACATCGCCTCCATCTGTAATATG GGCACCAATGCCTCTGCTCTGGAGAAAGACATCGGCCCGGAGCAATTCCCAATCAATGAACACTACTTCGGATTGGTCAAC TTTGGAAACACATGTTACTGTAACTCAGTGCTCCAGGCCCTCTACTTCTGCCGGCCTTTCCGGGAGAACGTGCTGGCTTACAAAGcccagcagaagaagaaggagaaccTGCTCACATGTCTGGCCGACCTCTTCCACTCCATTGccacacagaagaaaaaagtgGGCGTCATCCCGCCCAAGAAGTTCATCTCGCGGCTACGGAAAGAGAACG ATCTGTTCGACAACTACATGCAACAGGATGCCCACGAATTCCTCAACTACCTGCTGAACACAGTGGCCGACATCCTGCAAGAGGAGAAGAAGCAGGAAAAGCAGAACGGACGCCTCAAGAACAACGGCACCGCCGTCACCACGGAGACCGAGACGGAGAACAAGACAGAGCCAACATGGGTTCACGACATCTTCCAAGGCACACTGACCAATGAGACACGCTGCCTCAACTGTGAAACG GTGAGCAGCAAAGATGAAGATTTTCTGGATCTTTCTGTGGATGTGGAGCAGAACACATCAATAACACACTGTCTCAG GGACTTCAGCAACACAGAGACTTTGTGCAGTGAATACAAATACTACTGTGAGACATGCTGCAGCAAGCAGGAAGCACAGAAGCG GATGCGTGTGAAGAAGCTTCCCATGATCCTGGCACTACACCTCAAGAGGTTCAAGTACATGGAGCAGCTGCACCGCTACACCAAGCTGTCCTATCGAGTAGTTTTCCCCCTAGAACTCCGCCTGTTCAACACGTCCGGGGATGCAGTTAACCTGGACCGCATGTACGATTTGGTGGCTGTGGTGGTTCACTGTGGCAG TGGCCCCAATAGAGGTCATTACATCACCATAGTGAAGAGTCACGGCTTCTGGCTGTTATTCGATGATGACATTGTAGAG AAAATTGACGCCCAGGCCATCGAGGAGTTTTATGGGCTTACCTCAGACATCTCGAAGAACTCTGAGTCAGGATACATCCTCTTCTACCAGTCCAGGGAGTGA